One genomic segment of Nonomuraea coxensis DSM 45129 includes these proteins:
- a CDS encoding ATP-binding protein, which produces MGPLGGLTPEPATAVRWHTRGAHLAGMASALLLAVLVARFAVLLPHWGWLGPPPPGPARVTAEVTRLVVGLPVCVVAVLLLADRYAARRGRLVLAAGATWIVLPAVSDVLAHLRGPAAPVAAAALLLAAAGAVCQPLTVLLFPLCLLPGSASRRWRRAVVLVATAASVQYAVIWTLGTPGLPGFASPWLETAAGEWALDLLHDSHALLDWVTLAVTVAMTADLARAAWRAPAGEGRGVRGLIATAYPLYVCLLLSDLWGETWTVVARAAGVTLWGAMICLAASRGGMWRLERVTSHRMARAFVLAVLVIAATCAATGAWAAFPATRTAATVIAACCALVAGWAARPVVRHAVMAIERAFYGPRARPHEAVRALAVRLQQAPHPGSVPEQICRSVVEDLGLSGARIGVETRAGPRVLAAAGSPVSGPGQVFPLRHHGQVVGRLEVARDGASTPAERDTELLSLLADQASPALAALRLAEDARAARERLVLAREEERRRLRREIHDGLGPQLAAVRLRLGVAQACGPPSGADAHLREAVEILGEALAEVRRITAGLTPATLVDRGLLDATRILAHRLTTDAVRVTVTDPAGPLPALPPAVETAAYRITAEAVTNSVRHAGASGVEVTFTARPGALTVTVTDDGTGFDAGAVPGTGLASIAERAEEIGGTATIDTAPGGTTVTATLPTTLGDPHE; this is translated from the coding sequence GTGGGACCTTTGGGTGGACTGACGCCGGAGCCCGCCACCGCCGTCCGGTGGCACACCCGTGGCGCGCACCTGGCCGGGATGGCCTCGGCGCTGTTGCTGGCCGTCCTGGTGGCGAGGTTCGCGGTGCTGCTCCCGCACTGGGGGTGGCTGGGGCCGCCACCGCCCGGCCCGGCCCGGGTGACCGCCGAGGTGACCCGGCTGGTGGTGGGGCTGCCGGTGTGCGTGGTCGCGGTGCTGCTGCTCGCCGACCGCTACGCGGCCCGCAGGGGCCGGCTGGTGCTGGCCGCCGGGGCCACGTGGATCGTGCTGCCGGCCGTGTCCGACGTGCTCGCGCACCTGCGGGGCCCGGCGGCTCCCGTGGCCGCCGCCGCGCTCCTGCTGGCCGCGGCCGGGGCCGTCTGCCAGCCGCTGACCGTGCTCCTGTTCCCGTTGTGCCTGCTGCCGGGCTCGGCCTCCCGCCGCTGGCGGCGGGCCGTGGTGCTGGTGGCCACCGCCGCCAGCGTCCAGTACGCGGTGATCTGGACCCTGGGCACCCCGGGCCTGCCCGGGTTCGCCAGCCCGTGGCTGGAGACGGCGGCGGGGGAGTGGGCCTTGGACCTGCTGCACGACAGCCACGCCCTCCTCGACTGGGTGACTCTGGCCGTGACCGTGGCGATGACCGCCGACCTGGCGCGTGCCGCGTGGCGGGCCCCCGCCGGTGAGGGGCGCGGGGTCCGGGGGCTGATCGCGACGGCGTACCCGCTCTACGTCTGCCTGCTGCTGTCCGACCTGTGGGGGGAGACCTGGACCGTCGTGGCGCGGGCGGCCGGTGTCACCCTGTGGGGAGCCATGATCTGCCTGGCCGCCTCCCGGGGCGGCATGTGGCGGCTGGAGCGCGTCACCAGCCATCGCATGGCCCGCGCGTTCGTGCTGGCCGTGCTGGTCATCGCCGCGACGTGCGCCGCCACCGGGGCGTGGGCCGCCTTTCCCGCCACCCGCACCGCGGCCACCGTGATCGCGGCCTGCTGCGCCCTGGTCGCGGGCTGGGCCGCCCGGCCCGTCGTGCGGCACGCCGTCATGGCGATCGAGCGGGCCTTCTACGGCCCGCGCGCCCGCCCGCACGAGGCCGTGCGCGCGCTGGCCGTACGCCTCCAGCAGGCCCCCCACCCCGGGTCGGTGCCCGAGCAGATCTGCCGCAGCGTCGTGGAGGACCTGGGCCTGTCCGGGGCGCGCATCGGCGTGGAGACCCGGGCGGGCCCGCGCGTGCTGGCCGCCGCCGGCTCGCCGGTGAGCGGACCGGGACAGGTCTTCCCGCTGCGCCACCACGGGCAGGTGGTCGGCCGCCTGGAGGTGGCCCGCGACGGCGCGAGCACGCCCGCCGAGCGCGACACCGAGCTCCTGTCGCTGCTGGCCGACCAGGCCAGCCCGGCGCTGGCCGCGCTGCGGCTGGCCGAGGACGCGCGGGCCGCCCGCGAGCGCCTGGTGCTGGCCCGCGAGGAGGAGCGCAGGCGGCTGCGCCGCGAGATCCACGACGGCCTCGGGCCGCAGCTCGCCGCGGTCCGGCTCCGGCTGGGCGTCGCGCAGGCGTGCGGCCCGCCGTCCGGCGCCGACGCCCACCTGCGCGAGGCCGTCGAGATCCTGGGCGAGGCGCTGGCCGAGGTGCGCCGGATCACGGCCGGGCTGACCCCGGCCACCCTGGTGGACCGGGGGCTGCTCGACGCGACCCGGATCCTGGCGCACCGCCTCACCACCGACGCCGTACGGGTCACGGTGACCGATCCGGCCGGCCCGCTGCCCGCCCTGCCTCCGGCGGTCGAGACCGCGGCCTACCGCATCACCGCCGAGGCCGTGACCAACTCCGTACGCCACGCCGGGGCGAGCGGAGTCGAGGTGACCTTCACCGCGCGCCCCGGCGCGCTCACCGTCACCGTCACCGACGACGGCACCGGCTTCGACGCCGGCGCCGTGCCAGGCACCGGCCTGGCGTCGATCGCCGAACGCGCCGAGGAGATCGGCGGCACGGCCACGATCGACACCGCCCCCGGCGGCACCACCGTGACCGCCACCCTTCCCACCACCCTCGGAGACCCTCATGAGTGA
- a CDS encoding response regulator has translation MSETGPRVWRVLLVDDHPLFREGLAAAVGLDPEFDVVAQAATGEEALAETARTAPDLVVMDLNLPGQSGIEATRDLLRAHPGIRVLVMTMSEDDDNLLAAIRAGARGYLLKGAVREEILLALRTVCRGGAVFSPHMAERLARLFAAFSGAPAKEAFPTLTAREREILDLLAQGLAYRQIAQRLFVTDKTVRNHVGSIFAKLRVPDRAAAIVRARDAGLGTG, from the coding sequence ATGAGTGAGACCGGGCCGCGCGTCTGGCGGGTGCTGCTGGTCGACGACCATCCCCTGTTCAGGGAGGGGCTGGCCGCGGCCGTCGGCCTCGACCCGGAGTTCGACGTCGTGGCGCAGGCGGCCACCGGCGAGGAGGCCCTGGCCGAGACCGCCCGCACCGCCCCCGACCTCGTCGTCATGGACCTCAACCTGCCGGGACAGTCAGGCATCGAGGCCACCCGCGACCTGCTGCGGGCCCATCCCGGCATCCGGGTGCTGGTCATGACGATGTCCGAGGACGACGACAACCTGCTGGCGGCGATCCGCGCCGGGGCCCGCGGCTATCTCCTCAAGGGCGCGGTACGTGAGGAGATCCTGCTGGCCCTGCGCACGGTCTGCCGCGGCGGCGCGGTGTTCAGCCCGCACATGGCCGAACGCCTGGCCCGGCTGTTCGCCGCCTTCTCGGGAGCTCCGGCCAAGGAGGCGTTCCCGACCCTGACCGCCCGGGAGCGCGAGATCCTCGACCTGCTGGCCCAGGGGCTCGCCTACCGGCAGATCGCCCAGCGGCTGTTCGTCACGGACAAGACCGTGCGCAACCACGTCGGCTCGATCTTCGCCAAGCTGCGGGTGCCCGACCGGGCGGCGGCCATCGTCCGGGCCCGCGACGCGGGCCTGGGCACGGGATGA
- a CDS encoding serine/threonine-protein kinase translates to MLGERYRLLSEIGRGGMGIVWRAYDTMLEREIAIKRVTIAADLQGDAERLRKQALKEARTAARVNHPGIVTVYDILVDEEQAWIIMELLHASSMSELIRENGPLPVGRAIAAGREILAALGAAHAVGVLHRDIKPSNILLTTSGAVLTDFGIATIVDETTHIGAGSVAGTPGYIAPERLRGQAATPASDLWAVGATLYAAITGRAPFGELDEQARVWSLLNSEPSPPENAGALRDVLAGLLARDPGERLSLEAAAQALEAIGSAPSRSAPSRSAPSRSAPSRSAPSRSAPSRDAGQAPTLAELPPVAPESVRRPRRRPARASVVAAVIAVSVVASALILGARLFWNSLTVPARETAFETPKGFTAYKSPTGWSLAVPVTWQRSVSEDGKAVTWLDPDTRSRFLRIDESIQEDRAGRATALEIWEWYVPLRVRKERAFPGYSELQLEEVDYRGTKAADWEFLRRAPSTGTTLHVLNRAYLPDESHGYAIYFSAPEKRWHEDVYLRTFLATFRPAD, encoded by the coding sequence GTGCTGGGCGAACGGTACCGGCTCCTGTCGGAGATCGGCAGAGGCGGCATGGGGATCGTCTGGCGGGCCTACGACACCATGCTGGAGCGGGAGATCGCGATCAAGCGGGTGACCATCGCCGCCGACCTCCAGGGCGACGCCGAGAGGCTGCGGAAACAGGCGCTGAAGGAGGCGCGCACCGCGGCCCGCGTGAACCATCCCGGCATCGTCACCGTCTACGACATCCTCGTGGACGAGGAACAGGCGTGGATCATCATGGAGCTGCTGCACGCCTCGTCGATGTCGGAGCTCATCAGGGAGAACGGGCCGCTGCCGGTGGGCCGGGCGATCGCCGCCGGCCGTGAGATCCTGGCGGCGTTGGGCGCGGCGCACGCCGTCGGCGTGCTGCATCGCGACATCAAGCCCAGCAACATCCTGCTGACCACGTCGGGGGCTGTCCTCACCGATTTCGGCATCGCCACCATCGTGGACGAGACGACCCACATCGGTGCGGGAAGCGTGGCGGGAACACCGGGGTACATCGCCCCCGAGCGGCTGCGAGGCCAGGCGGCCACTCCCGCGTCCGACCTCTGGGCGGTCGGCGCGACCCTGTACGCCGCGATCACCGGGCGCGCTCCCTTCGGCGAGCTGGACGAACAGGCGCGGGTCTGGAGTCTGCTGAACTCCGAGCCGTCGCCGCCGGAGAACGCCGGGGCGCTCAGGGACGTCCTGGCGGGACTCCTCGCCCGTGATCCGGGCGAACGCCTGTCCCTGGAGGCCGCCGCCCAAGCACTGGAGGCCATCGGATCGGCCCCGTCACGATCGGCCCCGTCACGATCGGCCCCGTCACGATCGGCCCCGTCACGATCGGCCCCGTCACGATCGGCCCCGTCACGCGACGCCGGCCAGGCGCCGACGCTCGCGGAGTTGCCGCCCGTCGCGCCGGAGAGCGTCCGGCGGCCTCGGCGCCGCCCGGCTCGCGCGTCCGTCGTCGCCGCCGTCATCGCCGTCAGCGTCGTGGCCAGTGCGCTGATCCTGGGGGCGAGGCTCTTCTGGAACAGCCTCACCGTCCCCGCCCGGGAGACCGCGTTCGAGACGCCGAAAGGCTTCACCGCCTACAAGTCACCGACGGGGTGGTCGCTGGCGGTTCCGGTGACCTGGCAGCGGTCAGTGAGCGAGGACGGCAAGGCCGTCACCTGGCTCGATCCCGACACGCGGTCGCGGTTCCTCCGGATCGACGAGTCGATCCAGGAGGACAGGGCCGGGCGGGCGACCGCGCTGGAGATCTGGGAATGGTACGTCCCGCTGCGCGTCCGGAAGGAGCGCGCCTTCCCCGGATACTCCGAGCTCCAGCTTGAGGAGGTCGACTACCGCGGCACGAAGGCGGCCGACTGGGAGTTCCTCAGGCGCGCCCCGTCGACCGGCACGACCCTTCACGTGCTCAACCGCGCCTACCTGCCGGACGAGTCGCACGGTTATGCCATCTACTTCTCCGCCCCCGAGAAGCGTTGGCACGAGGACGTCTACCTGCGCACGTTCCTGGCGACGTTCAGGCCCGCCGACTGA
- a CDS encoding universal stress protein, translated as MNDGDALRPILVGYDDSPESRHALSWTVEEARLRKLPVLVCHALHWPYALKPLSTEMMAQIEQVAQGVADEGVRRVRELAPELDVQRLLGRGTPAAVLLEAGREAELTVLGSRGQGGFDGLQVGSAAVQVPAHCVTPVVVVRPQHRPRGDGPVRIVVGLDGSPAGLAALDLALDEAALRLGAVTVLCCWADCGSTAWPEPLPFVDSYALRRGAEDRFREVTARLAARRPEVPVTAEFVTERPQRALLDAAADAALLVLGNRGNESRPSLLLGPVTQSALFEAGCPVAVTPAAVLRPRITPD; from the coding sequence GTGAACGACGGGGATGCCCTCCGGCCCATCCTGGTGGGCTACGACGACTCGCCCGAGAGCCGGCACGCGCTGAGCTGGACGGTCGAGGAGGCGCGGCTGCGCAAGCTGCCCGTCCTCGTCTGCCACGCCCTGCACTGGCCGTACGCGCTCAAGCCCCTCTCCACCGAGATGATGGCGCAGATCGAGCAGGTGGCCCAGGGGGTCGCGGACGAGGGCGTCCGCCGCGTCAGGGAACTCGCCCCCGAACTGGACGTCCAGCGGCTCCTCGGACGGGGCACCCCCGCGGCGGTCCTCCTGGAGGCCGGGCGTGAGGCGGAGCTGACGGTGCTGGGCTCCCGCGGGCAGGGAGGGTTCGACGGCCTGCAGGTGGGGTCGGCGGCCGTCCAGGTGCCCGCCCACTGCGTCACCCCGGTCGTCGTCGTACGTCCGCAGCACCGGCCGCGAGGCGACGGCCCCGTCCGGATCGTGGTCGGCCTGGACGGCTCGCCCGCCGGCCTCGCGGCCCTGGACCTCGCCCTGGACGAGGCCGCGCTGCGCCTCGGCGCCGTGACGGTGCTGTGCTGCTGGGCGGACTGCGGATCGACGGCCTGGCCGGAGCCGCTCCCCTTCGTGGACTCCTACGCGCTGCGCAGAGGGGCCGAGGACCGCTTCCGCGAGGTCACGGCGCGCCTGGCCGCCCGCCGCCCGGAGGTGCCGGTCACCGCCGAGTTCGTGACCGAACGTCCCCAGCGCGCGCTGCTCGACGCGGCCGCGGACGCCGCGCTCCTCGTGCTCGGCAACCGGGGGAACGAGTCCCGTCCCAGCCTGCTTCTGGGGCCGGTCACGCAGAGCGCGCTGTTCGAAGCGGGGTGCCCGGTCGCGGTGACCCCCGCGGCCGTGCTGAGGCCGCGGATCACGCCGGACTGA
- the nhaA gene encoding Na+/H+ antiporter NhaA yields the protein MPGTSTRPAPRLFNRSSWPEARRIADILRKETIGGALLLAAALAALVWANSPWAQTYQDLRAIEVGPAALHLNLDLATWAADGLLAIFFFVAGLELKREFVAGDLRDPWRAAVPVAAAFGGVVVPALVYLAIAGPAGAGQGWAIPTATDIAFALAVLAVIGRSLPDALRTFLLTLAVVDDLIAIVVIAVFYTAHLAVLPLLAALVPLAVFGVLVQRGVRSWWLLLPSALATWGLVHASGVHATVAGVLLALTVPVLARGKRNGPARAGLAEHFEHRFRPLSAGVAVPVFAFFSAGVALGGLSGLTGTLTEPVAAGVVAGLLVGKPLGILAATWLVARFTRATLAEGLAWIDLLGLAVLAGIGFTVSLLIGDLAFGADSAAQVKVAVLAGSVAAALLATVILRLRARVHRRVHEEESADSDADGVPDVYQSS from the coding sequence ATGCCCGGCACTTCCACCCGCCCTGCGCCACGCCTGTTCAACCGGAGCAGCTGGCCCGAGGCGCGCCGCATCGCCGACATCCTGCGCAAGGAGACGATCGGCGGCGCGCTGTTGCTGGCCGCCGCGCTCGCCGCGCTCGTCTGGGCCAACTCGCCGTGGGCGCAGACCTACCAGGATCTGCGCGCGATCGAGGTCGGGCCCGCCGCGCTGCACCTGAACCTCGACCTGGCCACCTGGGCCGCGGACGGCCTGCTGGCGATCTTCTTCTTCGTGGCGGGGCTGGAGCTCAAACGCGAGTTCGTCGCCGGCGACCTGCGCGACCCGTGGCGGGCCGCGGTGCCCGTGGCGGCGGCCTTCGGCGGGGTCGTGGTGCCCGCCCTGGTGTACCTGGCGATCGCCGGTCCGGCGGGGGCGGGGCAGGGATGGGCGATCCCCACGGCCACCGACATCGCGTTCGCGCTGGCGGTGCTGGCGGTGATCGGCCGCTCCCTGCCGGACGCGCTGCGTACCTTCCTGCTGACCCTGGCCGTCGTGGACGACCTCATCGCCATCGTGGTCATCGCCGTCTTCTACACCGCGCACCTCGCGGTCCTGCCGCTGCTGGCCGCCCTCGTCCCTCTCGCGGTCTTCGGCGTGCTGGTCCAGCGGGGGGTGCGGTCGTGGTGGCTGCTGCTGCCGTCGGCGCTCGCCACCTGGGGGCTGGTGCACGCCTCGGGCGTGCACGCCACCGTGGCCGGGGTGCTGCTGGCCCTGACCGTCCCTGTCCTGGCCCGCGGGAAGAGGAACGGGCCGGCCAGGGCCGGCTTGGCCGAGCACTTCGAGCACCGGTTCCGGCCGCTCTCGGCGGGGGTCGCCGTCCCCGTCTTCGCGTTCTTCTCCGCCGGGGTCGCGCTCGGCGGGCTGAGCGGCCTGACAGGGACGCTGACCGAGCCGGTCGCGGCCGGCGTCGTGGCCGGGCTGCTCGTGGGCAAACCCCTCGGCATCCTGGCCGCGACCTGGCTGGTGGCCCGCTTCACCCGCGCCACCCTGGCCGAGGGCCTGGCCTGGATCGACCTGCTGGGGCTGGCCGTCCTGGCCGGCATCGGATTCACCGTGTCGCTGCTGATCGGGGACCTGGCGTTCGGCGCGGACAGCGCGGCCCAGGTCAAGGTGGCCGTGCTGGCCGGGTCGGTCGCCGCGGCGCTCCTCGCGACGGTGATCCTGCGGCTGCGGGCCCGCGTCCACCGGCGCGTCCACGAGGAGGAGAGCGCCGACTCCGACGCCGACGGCGTCCCCGACGTCTACCAGTCCTCGTGA
- a CDS encoding SRPBCC family protein, whose protein sequence is MVDILHRVGVRTTTPEKVYDALTTVEGLARWWTDDTKGNGDVGGVLEFRFPAGGFDMEVVELRPSERVAWRVVDGPEEWIGTTIDWDLRQDGDYTIVLFKHQGWKEPVEFMHHCSTKWGSFLMSLKSLVETGEGAPSPRDVRISDWH, encoded by the coding sequence ATGGTGGACATTCTGCACAGGGTCGGGGTCAGGACCACGACACCGGAGAAGGTGTACGACGCGTTGACGACCGTCGAGGGCCTCGCCCGCTGGTGGACCGACGACACGAAGGGGAACGGCGACGTCGGTGGCGTACTCGAGTTCCGGTTCCCGGCCGGCGGCTTCGACATGGAGGTCGTCGAGCTACGGCCGTCCGAGCGGGTGGCGTGGCGGGTGGTCGACGGCCCCGAGGAATGGATCGGGACGACGATCGACTGGGACCTCCGCCAGGACGGCGATTACACGATCGTGCTGTTCAAGCACCAGGGCTGGAAGGAGCCGGTGGAGTTCATGCACCATTGCAGCACCAAGTGGGGCTCGTTCCTGATGAGTCTGAAGTCCCTGGTGGAGACCGGCGAGGGCGCGCCGTCGCCGCGGGACGTGCGGATCAGCGACTGGCACTGA
- a CDS encoding ArsR/SmtB family transcription factor, whose amino-acid sequence MSTATAEHVDDDLWSAIGDPTRRRMLDLLLVDGGGTATTLAQRLPVTRQAVAKHLGVLERVSLVRATPAGREKRYRVDDAQLARAVAQLTSVGSAWEARLRRIKRIAEAIQRTQQD is encoded by the coding sequence ATGAGCACCGCGACGGCGGAGCACGTCGACGACGACCTCTGGTCCGCGATCGGGGACCCGACCCGGCGCCGGATGCTCGACCTGCTGCTCGTCGACGGCGGCGGCACCGCCACCACGCTGGCCCAGCGGCTGCCGGTCACCCGTCAGGCGGTGGCCAAGCACCTGGGCGTCCTCGAACGGGTCAGCCTGGTCCGGGCGACGCCGGCGGGCCGGGAGAAGCGGTACCGGGTGGACGACGCCCAGCTCGCCCGCGCCGTGGCCCAGCTGACGTCGGTCGGGTCGGCGTGGGAAGCCCGGCTGCGGCGCATCAAGCGGATCGCCGAGGCGATCCAGCGCACCCAACAGGACTGA
- a CDS encoding SRPBCC family protein — protein sequence MEFGTIEREIYIEASPEIVFEVVSSPGHLKEWWPDDARYEPVPGSAGEIVFGDQDAGGVVVPFTVVDARPPRTFSFRWTHPAGEAAAEGNSLLVTFDLTPSGRGTLLKMTETGFREMGWEAAVLEQQYKEHDTGWDFYLPRLAPYAATLEARP from the coding sequence ATGGAGTTCGGGACCATCGAGCGCGAGATCTACATCGAGGCGTCGCCCGAGATCGTCTTCGAGGTGGTGAGCAGTCCCGGCCACCTCAAGGAGTGGTGGCCGGACGACGCCCGGTACGAGCCGGTGCCCGGGTCGGCGGGGGAGATCGTCTTCGGTGACCAGGACGCCGGCGGGGTGGTGGTGCCGTTCACCGTTGTCGACGCGCGGCCGCCGCGGACGTTCTCGTTCCGCTGGACACACCCGGCCGGCGAGGCCGCGGCGGAGGGCAATTCGCTGCTGGTCACCTTCGACCTGACCCCGTCGGGGCGCGGGACGCTGCTCAAGATGACCGAGACCGGCTTCCGCGAGATGGGCTGGGAGGCCGCCGTCCTCGAGCAGCAGTACAAGGAGCACGACACCGGCTGGGACTTCTATCTGCCGCGGCTGGCACCGTACGCGGCGACGCTGGAGGCGCGGCCATGA
- a CDS encoding ferritin family protein, producing MIALSARALLTGAFTLALSTPMAGALAASAAPVDPPSPQTQKDLEQSMRGEAFANAAYRLYAAQAERENLPSVARLFERTADVELGEHFREEAALSGLVRGDAENLRAAAAGETYESRRMYPGFARESETGGDSRAAERFSEIARDERGHAKAFGAALRAVESGRGAVPEPPDAEAGQVPQGPPEVRAQRTKADLDAAMHGEALAYARYQQYAEHAEDPAVAKLFRGSADVELHEHFAGEAKLAGLVGGTRANLAKAVAGERYESQTMYPTYAGRAEAAGDSQAAERFSNNAEDEAGHARAFQQALDELS from the coding sequence ATGATCGCCTTGTCCGCACGCGCGCTCCTCACCGGCGCTTTCACCCTGGCACTGAGCACGCCCATGGCCGGCGCGCTCGCCGCCTCCGCCGCACCGGTGGACCCGCCCAGCCCGCAGACCCAAAAGGACCTCGAACAGTCGATGCGCGGCGAGGCGTTCGCCAACGCCGCCTACCGGCTGTACGCGGCGCAGGCCGAGCGGGAGAACCTGCCGTCCGTGGCCCGCCTGTTCGAGCGGACCGCCGACGTCGAGCTGGGCGAGCACTTCAGGGAAGAGGCGGCGCTGAGCGGCCTCGTCCGCGGCGACGCCGAGAACCTGCGCGCCGCGGCGGCCGGGGAGACCTACGAGTCCCGCAGGATGTACCCCGGCTTCGCCCGGGAGTCCGAGACCGGCGGCGACAGCCGGGCGGCCGAACGCTTCTCCGAGATCGCCCGCGACGAACGCGGTCACGCGAAGGCGTTCGGCGCCGCGCTGCGCGCCGTCGAGTCCGGCCGGGGCGCGGTGCCGGAGCCTCCCGATGCCGAGGCCGGGCAGGTCCCCCAGGGGCCGCCCGAGGTCCGCGCGCAGCGCACCAAGGCCGACCTGGACGCCGCCATGCACGGCGAGGCGCTCGCGTACGCCAGGTACCAGCAGTACGCCGAGCACGCCGAGGACCCGGCCGTGGCGAAGCTGTTCCGCGGCAGCGCCGACGTGGAGCTGCACGAGCACTTCGCCGGCGAGGCCAAGTTGGCCGGCCTGGTCGGCGGCACGCGCGCCAACCTCGCCAAGGCCGTCGCCGGCGAACGGTACGAGTCCCAGACCATGTATCCCACCTACGCCGGGCGCGCCGAGGCGGCCGGCGACAGCCAGGCGGCCGAGCGCTTCTCGAACAACGCCGAGGACGAGGCCGGGCACGCCCGCGCCTTCCAGCAGGCGCTGGACGAGCTGTCCTGA
- a CDS encoding DUF305 domain-containing protein has product MKRRCTKAAMAAGALLAVIAAGSGTPYPSPSPTGPSPVCPGARQFRPVAGEYDYLAQMVPHHEDAIAAARQLDRSQRPELRRLGQSIVRTQTAEVGTMKGWLERWYPRSPAPSPRGSTMPDLSGLSGDRLDETFLQYMIPHHMMAIMMSQQLLMHGEARHAEVADFARQVRDEQRAEVRLMWRYMGQWFGDRDLPCAPRWPGMMPGS; this is encoded by the coding sequence ATGAAGCGACGCTGTACGAAGGCCGCGATGGCCGCCGGAGCACTCCTGGCCGTCATCGCCGCCGGTTCAGGGACCCCGTACCCGAGTCCTTCGCCCACAGGTCCGTCACCGGTCTGCCCGGGAGCCAGGCAGTTCCGTCCCGTCGCCGGCGAGTACGACTACCTGGCGCAGATGGTGCCGCACCACGAGGACGCCATCGCGGCGGCGCGGCAGCTGGACCGTTCCCAGCGGCCCGAGCTGCGGCGACTCGGGCAGTCCATCGTCAGGACGCAGACCGCCGAGGTGGGCACGATGAAGGGCTGGCTGGAGCGGTGGTATCCGCGGAGCCCGGCGCCGAGCCCGCGCGGGAGCACGATGCCCGACCTGTCGGGGCTGTCGGGAGATCGGCTCGACGAGACGTTCCTGCAGTACATGATCCCGCACCACATGATGGCGATCATGATGTCGCAGCAGCTCCTCATGCACGGCGAGGCGCGGCACGCCGAGGTCGCCGACTTCGCCCGCCAGGTGCGCGACGAGCAGCGGGCGGAGGTCCGCCTGATGTGGCGGTACATGGGCCAGTGGTTCGGGGACCGGGACCTGCCCTGCGCCCCGCGATGGCCGGGCATGATGCCGGGGTCGTAG
- a CDS encoding universal stress protein: MDNELGVVVGYDQSWSSGRALRWGAAEAAARGLPLTVCHAWDWPYHEWPGELVPLDLVRRPAQRLARSAAAWVGRHYAGVPVNTLTDRGSPATVLAELSAEAALIVVGTRGHGVLGGLVAGSTSTAVAIRAACPVIVMRDQREADGAGEVLVGFDGSRASAAALGFAAQEAQRLDAPLTALIAGGRGHDAGEPGPETAGFAWEELGFWQRLYPELRGDVEVTGAQARPALLDRAREARLLVVGARGLGEVRGLLLGSISQAMVHHAPCPVAVVHGGITAEGDAGGPKTLVQGTSSSGVIGRPARR, translated from the coding sequence ATGGACAACGAACTCGGCGTCGTCGTGGGATACGACCAGTCGTGGTCTTCGGGAAGGGCCCTGCGCTGGGGCGCGGCGGAAGCGGCCGCCAGAGGGCTGCCGCTGACGGTGTGCCATGCCTGGGACTGGCCCTACCACGAGTGGCCGGGCGAACTGGTGCCGCTCGACCTGGTACGCCGGCCCGCGCAGCGGCTGGCACGGTCCGCCGCCGCCTGGGTCGGACGCCACTACGCGGGCGTGCCCGTGAACACCCTGACCGATCGCGGATCGCCGGCCACGGTCCTGGCGGAGCTGTCGGCGGAGGCGGCGCTCATCGTGGTCGGAACCCGTGGCCACGGCGTTCTCGGAGGGCTGGTCGCGGGCTCCACGAGCACCGCCGTCGCGATCCGGGCCGCCTGCCCGGTGATCGTCATGCGTGATCAGCGGGAGGCGGACGGAGCCGGTGAGGTGCTGGTGGGGTTCGACGGTTCGCGAGCGTCCGCCGCCGCCCTCGGCTTCGCCGCGCAGGAGGCCCAGAGGCTGGACGCGCCGCTCACGGCGCTGATCGCCGGCGGCCGGGGCCATGACGCGGGCGAGCCCGGCCCGGAGACGGCGGGGTTCGCCTGGGAGGAGCTCGGCTTCTGGCAGCGCCTGTACCCGGAGCTCCGGGGCGACGTCGAGGTGACCGGCGCGCAGGCGCGTCCCGCCCTGCTCGACCGGGCCCGCGAGGCGCGTCTTCTGGTCGTGGGCGCGCGCGGGCTCGGCGAGGTGCGCGGCCTGCTGCTCGGCTCGATCAGCCAGGCCATGGTGCACCACGCCCCGTGCCCGGTCGCGGTGGTGCACGGCGGGATCACCGCCGAGGGCGACGCGGGAGGACCAAAGACACTCGTCCAGGGGACCTCGTCCTCCGGCGTGATCGGGCGTCCCGCGCGACGCTGA